A single region of the Actinoplanes sp. SE50/110 genome encodes:
- a CDS encoding LLM class flavin-dependent oxidoreductase, whose translation MAHRQPHLALELGATAGPEHVAAAEAAGFALVTIDDTPGAAQPEAGVRAAYLARRTRRIALAPTLHATVTEPFHLATQLASLDHASLGRGAWVVGAAAGPAAYATVGLPLLDGAALRREIADVIDVARRLWDSWEDDAIIRDVPSGRFLDADRVHHVNFTGERFSVVGPLITPRPPQGQLVVLGADTLGVTDRLDIALIPFDTVDALSARAGQARTDGAPLVFADLDLAVAGDDPAGLIDRLGRVVDGVRLHLGDIDADLPRIAATLSRPPVTGPTLRDTLGLPRPVNQFA comes from the coding sequence ATGGCTCACCGACAACCGCATCTGGCGCTGGAGCTCGGCGCGACCGCCGGCCCGGAGCACGTGGCCGCCGCCGAGGCCGCCGGATTCGCCCTCGTCACCATCGACGACACGCCCGGCGCCGCACAGCCCGAAGCCGGGGTGCGGGCCGCCTACCTGGCCCGGCGCACCCGGCGGATCGCGCTCGCGCCCACCCTGCACGCCACCGTCACCGAGCCGTTCCACCTGGCCACCCAGCTGGCCTCACTGGACCACGCGTCGCTCGGGCGCGGCGCCTGGGTGGTCGGCGCGGCGGCCGGGCCCGCGGCGTACGCGACGGTCGGCCTCCCCCTCCTCGACGGCGCCGCCCTGCGCCGGGAGATCGCCGACGTGATCGACGTGGCCCGCCGGCTGTGGGACTCCTGGGAGGACGACGCGATCATCCGCGACGTGCCCAGCGGACGCTTCCTCGACGCCGACCGGGTGCACCACGTGAACTTCACCGGCGAACGCTTCTCCGTGGTCGGGCCGCTGATCACGCCGCGGCCGCCGCAGGGCCAGCTGGTCGTGCTCGGCGCCGACACGCTCGGCGTCACCGACCGGCTCGACATCGCGCTGATCCCGTTCGACACCGTCGACGCGCTCTCCGCCCGGGCCGGGCAGGCCCGGACGGACGGCGCGCCGCTGGTCTTCGCCGACCTCGACCTCGCCGTCGCCGGCGACGACCCGGCCGGGCTGATCGACCGGCTGGGCCGGGTCGTCGACGGGGTCCGGCTGCACCTCGGCGACATCGACGCCGACCTGCCCCGGATCGCCGCGACGCTGTCCCGGCCCCCGGTCACCGGGCCGACCCTGCGCGACACCCTCGGCCTGCCCCGGCCCGTCAACCAGTTCGCCTAG
- a CDS encoding MFS transporter, translated as MRNRSNAPLVVYLCAAFTTLLDQASLTTALPALRGTLGAGPATLQWIIAGYSLTFGLALVPAGRLGDAHGRRRLFAGGVALFTMAAIVGGTATAPWVVAIARLAQGAGAGTVNPQVYGIIQDLYTGRARTRALGAYATVGGIAGVIGPPLGGLVLNAAGEHLGWRLILLFTVPFGLTTVPLAILLLPRGRAPQAARTTLDLPGLGLLAVTTLGLLLPFTLPAGSGPPRAVWALAAGAALLALIAWERRYARRGRTPVLIPDLLRRPGFSLGTLTAMFQFGASLATTLVLVLHLQDGLGWSPLRAALTTLPSALGFAVASAQSWRLVTRYGRPSVTAALTGAGPVDRGHHPGAAHPVRRRAGRRTGRHPTGHGRHRRAGRLAEPGAHPGRRARRGGRAGRGVPAGLAADLGHVRDRRGDRRAERPHRAPAVPGHDGRRGRDVRPRQSPACDAGNHRQISI; from the coding sequence GTGCGGAACCGGTCGAACGCTCCCCTGGTCGTCTACCTCTGCGCCGCCTTCACCACGCTGCTCGACCAGGCCAGCCTGACCACCGCGCTGCCGGCGCTGCGGGGCACGCTCGGCGCCGGGCCGGCCACCCTGCAGTGGATCATCGCGGGGTACTCGCTGACCTTCGGCCTCGCTCTGGTCCCGGCCGGGCGCCTGGGCGACGCGCACGGCCGCCGCCGGTTGTTCGCCGGCGGGGTCGCCCTGTTCACCATGGCGGCGATCGTCGGCGGCACGGCCACCGCGCCGTGGGTGGTCGCGATCGCCCGCCTGGCGCAGGGCGCCGGCGCGGGCACCGTCAATCCGCAGGTGTACGGCATCATCCAGGACCTGTACACGGGCCGGGCGCGCACCCGGGCACTCGGCGCCTACGCCACCGTCGGCGGGATCGCCGGGGTGATCGGGCCACCACTGGGCGGGCTGGTGCTCAACGCGGCCGGGGAGCACCTCGGGTGGCGGCTCATCCTGCTCTTCACCGTGCCGTTCGGGCTGACGACCGTACCGCTGGCAATCCTCCTGCTGCCCCGCGGCCGCGCGCCGCAAGCGGCCCGGACCACCCTCGACCTGCCCGGTCTCGGCCTGCTCGCGGTGACCACTCTCGGTCTGCTGCTGCCGTTCACCCTGCCCGCCGGAAGCGGTCCGCCGCGCGCGGTGTGGGCGCTCGCCGCCGGCGCGGCGCTGCTCGCGCTGATCGCCTGGGAGCGCCGGTACGCGCGTCGCGGTCGCACCCCGGTGCTCATCCCCGATCTGCTGCGCCGGCCCGGCTTCAGTCTGGGCACGCTGACCGCGATGTTCCAGTTCGGTGCGTCGCTGGCGACCACCCTGGTACTCGTCCTCCACCTGCAGGACGGTCTCGGCTGGTCGCCGCTGCGCGCCGCGCTGACCACGCTGCCCAGCGCGCTGGGTTTCGCGGTGGCCTCGGCGCAGAGCTGGCGCCTGGTCACCCGGTACGGCCGGCCCAGCGTGACCGCCGCCCTGACCGGGGCCGGCCCTGTCGATCGCGGCCACCATCCTGGTGCTGCACACCCTGTCCGGCGCCGCGCTGGGCGTCGCACTGGCCGGCACCCAACTGGCCATGGGCGTCACCGGCGGGCTGGTCGTCTCGCCGAACCAGGCGCTCACCCTGGCCGGCGCGCCCGCCGCGGTGGCCGGGCTGGCCGGGGCGTTCCTGCAGGTCTCGCAGCGGATCTCGGCCACGTTCGCGACCGCCGCGGTGACCGGCGTGCTGAGCGGCCGCACCGGGCTCCTGCTGTGCCTGGCCATGATGGCCGCCGGGGCCGGGATGTCCGCCCTCGACAGTCGCCCGCCTGTGACGCAGGCAACCACCGCCAAATCTCTATCTAA
- a CDS encoding CU044_2847 family protein: protein MRHRAGLPRPAVIDDDRCRTIRDSRRAIRDPPDRIAVDFGVRVTVDAGVVSARATSEANFTVHLEWISDRLVGRLGLD from the coding sequence ATGCGTCACCGCGCCGGGCTGCCGCGGCCGGCGGTCATCGACGATGATCGGTGCCGGACGATCCGGGACAGCCGGCGCGCCATTCGCGACCCGCCGGACCGGATCGCCGTCGACTTCGGCGTCAGGGTCACCGTCGACGCCGGCGTGGTGAGCGCCCGCGCGACCAGCGAGGCGAACTTCACCGTCCACCTGGAGTGGATCAGCGACCGGCTGGTCGGCCGCCTGGGACTCGACTGA
- a CDS encoding CAP domain-containing protein yields MRSLLRSFALAALVVPAAAGVMMTASPAQAAPAKAKAAEQALQADINRLINEQRVQHGCGELTENAALTQAARAHSAWMGQTGEFSHTGRGGSNFVARDRAAGYARPSAENIAWGYRTADDVVTAWMHSPGHRANILNCRSKTVGLGAVYAADGTPYYTEDFGY; encoded by the coding sequence TTGCGCTCTCTCCTCCGCAGCTTCGCCCTGGCCGCCCTCGTCGTCCCGGCCGCGGCCGGCGTCATGATGACCGCGTCCCCGGCCCAGGCCGCGCCGGCGAAGGCCAAGGCGGCCGAGCAGGCCCTGCAGGCCGACATCAACCGGCTGATCAACGAGCAGCGGGTGCAGCACGGGTGCGGCGAGCTGACCGAGAACGCCGCGCTCACCCAGGCGGCCCGCGCGCACAGCGCGTGGATGGGGCAGACCGGCGAGTTCTCGCACACCGGCCGGGGCGGCTCCAACTTCGTGGCCCGCGACCGGGCCGCCGGGTACGCCCGCCCGTCGGCGGAGAACATCGCCTGGGGCTACCGGACCGCCGACGACGTGGTCACCGCGTGGATGCACAGCCCGGGCCACCGCGCCAACATCCTGAACTGCCGGTCGAAGACGGTCGGCCTGGGCGCGGTGTACGCCGCGGACGGCACCCCGTACTACACCGAGGACTTCGGTTACTGA
- a CDS encoding RICIN domain-containing protein yields MPLSRRSWLAAGTMTVVVAGLGVAGITEALAASSGTLVSSANGRCLDVTDGSTANGNQPQMWRCSGGPNQNWTLADNGQVRALGKCLDVANNATANGAVVHLWDCYDSVATQKWTLTASKDLVNLAANRCLDIKDGNLADGAKLQLWDCSGGAHQKWTFSGSGTTPPTTVPTDPANPDLGPNVTIFDPSMPASTIQSKLNAVFNGQVSNQFGNARHALLFKPGVYPVDANVGFFTQVAGLGLTPDQVTINGHVHAEADWWPDGSQNATQNFWRSAEGLSVSPADGLDRWAVSQAAPYRRMHVRGNLALSDGGWSSGGFIADSKIDGQIQSGTQQQFLTRNSAMGSWSGSNWNQVFVGSPGAPAQSFPSPPFTTVGSAPAIAEKPYLYVDSAGAYQVFVPAVRTNASGPTWANGTPAGTSLPIGGFYVVKSGDTAATINAALAAGRNLLVTPGVYHLNQTLNVTRAGTVVLGLGLATFVPDGGVDAMHVADVDAVRVAGLLFDAGTTNSAILLQVGPTGSTATHAANPTVLSDVFVRIGGAIAGKATVSVQINSNDVIGDHAWIWRADHGNSGTVGWTTNTARNGLVVNGNNVTFYGLFVEHYQQYQTIWNGNGGRTYFYQNEMPYDPPNQAAYLNGATRGWAAYKVADTVTSHEAWGLGSYCYFAVNPSVVNARAFEAPAVSGVKFHDMVTVSLGGTGTISHVINNTGAAANSGHQVTDLTSGP; encoded by the coding sequence ATGCCCCTGTCCCGCAGAAGCTGGCTCGCCGCCGGCACGATGACCGTGGTGGTCGCCGGCCTCGGCGTCGCCGGCATCACCGAGGCGCTGGCCGCCAGCAGCGGCACCCTCGTCAGCTCGGCCAACGGCAGATGCCTCGACGTCACCGACGGCAGTACCGCGAACGGCAACCAGCCGCAGATGTGGCGTTGTTCCGGCGGCCCGAACCAGAACTGGACGCTGGCCGACAACGGTCAGGTGCGGGCGCTCGGCAAATGTCTCGACGTGGCGAACAACGCCACCGCCAACGGCGCGGTGGTGCACCTGTGGGACTGCTATGACTCGGTGGCCACCCAGAAATGGACGCTGACCGCCTCGAAGGACCTGGTCAACCTCGCGGCGAACAGGTGCCTCGACATCAAGGACGGCAATCTCGCCGACGGCGCCAAGCTGCAGCTCTGGGACTGCTCCGGCGGCGCCCACCAGAAGTGGACGTTCTCCGGCAGCGGCACCACGCCCCCGACCACCGTGCCGACCGACCCGGCGAACCCGGACCTCGGTCCCAACGTCACGATCTTCGACCCGTCGATGCCCGCCTCGACCATCCAGAGCAAGCTGAACGCGGTCTTCAACGGCCAGGTCAGTAATCAGTTCGGCAACGCTCGCCATGCGCTGCTGTTCAAGCCGGGCGTCTACCCGGTCGACGCGAACGTCGGGTTCTTCACCCAGGTGGCCGGGCTCGGCCTGACCCCGGACCAGGTGACCATCAACGGCCACGTGCACGCCGAGGCGGACTGGTGGCCGGACGGCTCACAGAACGCCACGCAGAACTTCTGGCGGTCCGCCGAGGGCTTGTCGGTCAGCCCGGCGGACGGGCTGGACCGCTGGGCGGTGTCGCAGGCCGCGCCGTACCGGAGAATGCACGTACGCGGCAATCTTGCGCTCTCCGACGGGGGCTGGTCGTCAGGTGGGTTCATCGCCGACTCGAAGATCGACGGTCAGATCCAGTCGGGCACCCAGCAGCAGTTCCTGACCCGCAACTCGGCGATGGGCAGCTGGTCCGGCTCGAACTGGAACCAGGTGTTCGTCGGCTCGCCGGGCGCACCCGCGCAGAGCTTCCCGTCCCCGCCGTTCACCACCGTCGGCTCGGCGCCGGCCATCGCCGAGAAGCCGTACCTGTACGTCGACAGCGCCGGCGCCTACCAGGTCTTCGTTCCCGCCGTGCGGACCAACGCGTCCGGCCCCACCTGGGCGAACGGCACGCCCGCCGGCACCTCGCTGCCGATCGGCGGCTTCTACGTGGTGAAGTCCGGTGACACCGCGGCGACCATCAACGCGGCCCTGGCCGCGGGCAGGAACCTGCTGGTCACGCCGGGCGTCTACCACCTCAACCAGACGCTGAACGTGACCCGGGCCGGCACCGTGGTCCTCGGCCTGGGGCTGGCCACCTTCGTGCCGGACGGCGGCGTCGACGCGATGCACGTCGCCGACGTCGACGCGGTGCGGGTCGCCGGGCTGCTCTTCGACGCCGGCACCACCAACTCGGCCATCCTGCTGCAGGTCGGCCCGACCGGCTCGACCGCCACGCACGCGGCGAACCCGACCGTGCTCTCCGACGTGTTCGTCCGGATCGGCGGCGCGATCGCCGGCAAGGCCACCGTCAGCGTCCAGATCAACAGCAACGACGTGATCGGCGACCACGCCTGGATCTGGCGCGCCGACCACGGCAACAGCGGCACGGTCGGCTGGACCACCAACACCGCCCGCAACGGCCTGGTGGTCAACGGGAACAACGTCACCTTCTACGGCCTGTTCGTCGAGCACTACCAGCAGTACCAGACGATCTGGAACGGCAACGGCGGCCGGACGTACTTCTACCAGAACGAGATGCCGTACGACCCGCCGAACCAGGCCGCCTACCTGAACGGCGCCACCCGGGGCTGGGCCGCCTACAAGGTGGCCGACACGGTGACCAGCCACGAGGCGTGGGGGCTGGGCAGCTACTGCTACTTCGCCGTGAACCCGTCGGTGGTCAACGCCCGCGCCTTCGAGGCCCCCGCGGTCAGCGGCGTCAAGTTCCACGACATGGTCACCGTCTCGCTCGGCGGCACCGGCACGATCAGCCACGTCATCAACAACACCGGCGCGGCCGCGAACAGCGGCCACCAGGTCACCGACCTGACCAGCGGCCCGTAG
- a CDS encoding CPBP family intramembrane glutamic endopeptidase codes for MSSRGRGIVVYLAIAFGGVWPYLFVVRLGFGWSLVDPLVQLPVAFVPAIGAAVVRRWVTREGFATAGLRLRAPWRLWAAGWLAPLAATAVMLGCAYSAGWWRSGVGPAGGPGGVPMLLAVQVVLIPAYFGEEFGWTSFLWPRLVPGRPRLSLLATGLIWAFWHYPLAFLGYADFTDRAVSIPLWTVMFLLFEVLLGWLYAGSGSVWVTSLAHSGNNVVMSMVSEQLLGGLTSVQTLICTDLGLALLCLPLLGSPVFGTGPGGRMNECPPVERRNSPDRMTPGISPARNSRDRRQASGVGDRRSCPAGDRREVGGDGYATGGGGGSCHGGPRGSGR; via the coding sequence ATGTCGTCACGGGGTAGAGGAATCGTCGTCTATCTGGCCATCGCCTTCGGCGGGGTGTGGCCGTACCTGTTCGTGGTCCGGCTCGGCTTCGGCTGGTCGCTGGTCGATCCGCTGGTCCAGCTGCCGGTGGCGTTCGTGCCGGCGATCGGCGCGGCCGTGGTGCGCCGCTGGGTCACCCGGGAGGGTTTCGCCACCGCCGGGTTGCGCCTGCGCGCGCCGTGGCGGTTGTGGGCGGCCGGCTGGTTGGCCCCGCTCGCCGCCACCGCGGTCATGCTGGGCTGCGCGTACTCGGCCGGCTGGTGGCGGTCCGGCGTGGGGCCGGCCGGCGGGCCCGGCGGGGTGCCGATGCTGCTCGCCGTCCAGGTGGTGCTCATCCCGGCCTATTTCGGCGAAGAGTTCGGCTGGACCAGCTTCCTCTGGCCGCGCCTGGTGCCCGGCCGGCCCCGGCTGTCGCTGCTGGCCACCGGCCTGATCTGGGCGTTCTGGCACTATCCGCTGGCCTTTCTCGGCTACGCCGACTTCACCGACCGGGCGGTCAGCATTCCACTGTGGACCGTCATGTTCCTGCTCTTCGAGGTGCTGCTCGGCTGGCTGTACGCGGGTAGCGGCTCGGTGTGGGTGACCAGCCTCGCCCATTCCGGCAACAACGTGGTGATGAGCATGGTGTCCGAGCAGCTGCTCGGTGGGCTGACCAGCGTGCAGACGCTGATCTGCACCGACCTGGGGCTGGCGCTGCTCTGCCTGCCCCTACTCGGGTCGCCGGTGTTCGGGACCGGCCCGGGCGGCCGGATGAATGAATGCCCCCCGGTGGAGCGCCGGAACTCACCCGATCGCATGACACCGGGGATTTCCCCGGCGCGAAACAGCCGCGACCGTCGGCAGGCTTCAGGAGTCGGCGACCGGCGGTCGTGCCCGGCCGGCGACCGGCGCGAGGTGGGGGGAGACGGCTATGCGACAGGCGGTGGCGGAGGATCTTGCCACGGTGGTCCGCGAGGCTCGGGCCGGTGA
- a CDS encoding RNA polymerase sigma factor has product MRQAVAEDLATVVREARAGDERAWSRLVEAYDPRLRMIARRFRIPPDQAGDLVQATWLQLFNGIGRLQCPEAVGAWLAVTMRRFCLHAVAGRDRECPVTGLDEWLTQPGEAPEADLLRAEQAATVRRALARLPERQRRLLWQMATDPDARYTEISARLDIPVGAIGPTRARALGRLRRLLLDEDRAAHYSHQRGS; this is encoded by the coding sequence ATGCGACAGGCGGTGGCGGAGGATCTTGCCACGGTGGTCCGCGAGGCTCGGGCCGGTGACGAGCGGGCGTGGAGCCGGCTCGTCGAAGCCTACGACCCGCGACTGCGGATGATCGCCCGGCGGTTCCGGATCCCGCCCGACCAGGCCGGCGACCTGGTCCAGGCGACGTGGCTGCAACTGTTCAACGGGATCGGCCGGCTGCAGTGCCCGGAGGCGGTCGGCGCCTGGCTGGCCGTCACCATGCGGCGGTTCTGCCTGCACGCGGTCGCCGGCCGGGACCGGGAATGCCCGGTGACCGGCCTCGACGAGTGGCTGACCCAGCCCGGTGAGGCGCCGGAGGCGGACCTGCTGCGCGCCGAGCAGGCCGCCACGGTCCGCCGCGCCCTGGCCCGCCTGCCGGAGCGCCAGCGCCGCCTGCTGTGGCAGATGGCGACCGACCCGGACGCGCGGTACACCGAGATCAGCGCCCGGCTGGACATCCCGGTCGGCGCGATCGGGCCGACCCGGGCACGTGCTCTGGGCCGGCTACGCCGCCTGCTGCTCGACGAGGATCGGGCCGCTCACTACTCTCACCAGCGTGGATCTTGA
- a CDS encoding HEAT repeat domain-containing protein: protein MDLDWGRTTHAYGPAVATPGHLRDLTAVEPAARARALRHLYHEVCHRQTIHPATGPMVEAVAGILADDRLGVPDPDAGRSMRASLLALLGEVGAWCGGYASESESTMLAIRRDDPEAAAFPEVWDDFEGDPAILIAGPVQAACVRRAPAVLAALTPWLDADDPHERGRARYAAACWAALGPPVPEPVIARLREIATGDGCRDVRVDSVLGLAGAGVDTGVLLDDPDRLIRTCAALSPAMAGDPRAVALVEAALIDAPDGIRWEPPPPYIAFGLENRLAALAPGWPG, encoded by the coding sequence GTGGATCTTGATTGGGGGCGCACGACGCACGCGTACGGCCCGGCGGTCGCCACCCCGGGACACCTGCGCGACCTGACCGCCGTCGAGCCGGCGGCGCGGGCCCGGGCGCTGCGGCACCTGTACCACGAGGTCTGCCACCGCCAGACCATCCATCCGGCGACCGGCCCGATGGTGGAGGCGGTCGCCGGGATCCTGGCCGACGACCGGCTGGGCGTACCGGACCCGGATGCCGGCCGGTCGATGCGGGCGTCGCTGCTGGCGCTGCTCGGCGAGGTCGGCGCGTGGTGCGGCGGATATGCGTCCGAGTCGGAGAGCACGATGCTGGCGATCCGGCGCGACGATCCGGAGGCCGCCGCCTTCCCCGAGGTGTGGGACGACTTCGAGGGCGACCCGGCCATCCTGATCGCCGGCCCGGTCCAGGCGGCCTGCGTGCGTCGGGCGCCGGCGGTGCTGGCCGCGCTCACGCCGTGGCTGGACGCCGACGATCCGCACGAACGCGGCCGGGCCCGGTACGCGGCGGCCTGCTGGGCGGCGCTCGGCCCGCCCGTGCCGGAGCCGGTCATCGCCCGCCTGCGCGAGATCGCCACCGGCGACGGCTGTCGCGACGTGCGGGTCGACAGTGTCCTCGGGCTGGCCGGGGCGGGCGTCGACACCGGGGTGCTGCTCGACGACCCGGACCGGCTGATCCGCACGTGCGCGGCGCTGTCCCCGGCGATGGCCGGCGATCCGCGCGCGGTCGCGCTCGTGGAGGCCGCACTGATCGATGCGCCGGACGGCATCCGGTGGGAACCGCCGCCGCCCTACATCGCGTTCGGGCTGGAGAACCGGCTCGCGGCGCTGGCTCCCGGGTGGCCCGGCTAA
- a CDS encoding alpha/beta fold hydrolase, whose translation MHPQPPRRTTHAHGTPHNRLVYDRWGRFGRPVVLLHGLFYDRTMWWPVAAELDAGCAAVAVDLPGHGESAPRADLSRLTEDLAALIRGLDLHRAPILVAHAGAARLARAFAEKYAVQHVLTVDDGTDTDLSVVPAAYRQFAVPRRPDRAVTAAYREWAAVPVGAGHPASRAEGTFPHLRDPAAFAALLHNLV comes from the coding sequence GTGCATCCACAGCCGCCACGCCGCACCACTCACGCCCACGGAACACCGCACAACCGGCTCGTCTACGACCGCTGGGGGCGGTTCGGCCGCCCGGTGGTCCTGCTGCACGGGCTGTTCTACGACCGGACGATGTGGTGGCCGGTCGCCGCCGAACTGGACGCGGGCTGCGCCGCGGTCGCGGTCGACCTGCCCGGACACGGCGAGTCCGCGCCGCGCGCCGACCTCAGCCGGCTCACCGAGGACCTGGCCGCGCTGATCCGCGGGCTGGACCTGCACCGCGCCCCGATCCTGGTGGCGCACGCCGGGGCGGCGCGGCTGGCCCGGGCCTTCGCGGAGAAGTACGCGGTGCAGCACGTGCTGACGGTGGACGACGGGACGGACACCGACCTGTCGGTGGTGCCGGCCGCGTACCGGCAGTTCGCCGTTCCCCGGCGACCGGATCGGGCGGTGACCGCCGCCTACCGCGAGTGGGCGGCGGTGCCGGTCGGCGCCGGTCACCCGGCGAGCCGGGCCGAGGGCACGTTCCCGCACCTGCGGGATCCGGCGGCTTTCGCCGCCCTGCTGCACAACCTCGTTTAG
- a CDS encoding low temperature requirement protein A: MTAATSFRLTPMRPRDPGEPGRTATPLELFFDLVFVVAVSIAAGELHHALSDDLAVPLGALLVLLDPITGVPVLLTAVIMVAVVAVLVLRPPLSERQKLTGPAQAGHQPALRRTTI, from the coding sequence GTGACCGCGGCGACATCCTTCCGACTCACCCCGATGCGACCCCGCGATCCGGGCGAACCAGGACGCACCGCGACACCCCTGGAACTCTTCTTCGACCTGGTGTTCGTGGTCGCGGTCAGCATCGCGGCGGGAGAGCTGCACCACGCGCTGAGCGACGACCTCGCCGTCCCGCTCGGCGCGCTGCTCGTCCTGCTCGACCCGATCACCGGGGTCCCGGTCCTGCTCACCGCAGTGATCATGGTGGCGGTCGTCGCGGTGCTGGTGCTGCGGCCCCCGCTGTCAGAGCGACAGAAACTCACCGGCCCCGCGCAGGCGGGTCACCAGCCGGCGCTGCGTCGCACGACAATCTAA
- a CDS encoding sugar nucleotide-binding protein, translated as MRLLVIGGSGLLGREVVRQARLAGHRVTATAFRRPTGPRLDIRDRSAVAALVAADNPEVVVNAAYLQSDWATTADGGMHVAAAAAGCGARLVHVSSDAVFSGRAPSYAETAAPDPVTPYGAAKAAAEVAVRGLVPAAAVVRTSLIIGAGDSVTERHVRDLATGRRSGVLFTDDVRCPIHVTDLAAALLEFAARPSPGVHHVAGAEAVSRHRLGVLIARRDGLDESALRTARRVGSGLPGAVDVRLDCRATQRRLVTRLRGAGEFLSL; from the coding sequence ATGCGACTTCTGGTGATCGGTGGCAGCGGGTTGCTCGGCCGGGAGGTCGTCCGGCAGGCCCGGCTGGCCGGGCACCGGGTGACGGCGACCGCGTTCCGCCGGCCGACCGGTCCGCGGCTGGACATCCGGGACCGGTCCGCGGTCGCCGCTCTGGTCGCGGCCGATAATCCGGAGGTGGTCGTCAACGCCGCCTATCTGCAGTCGGATTGGGCGACCACCGCTGACGGCGGCATGCACGTGGCGGCGGCCGCCGCCGGCTGCGGCGCCCGGCTCGTGCATGTCTCCAGCGACGCCGTCTTCTCCGGCCGCGCGCCGTCCTATGCCGAGACCGCGGCGCCCGACCCGGTCACCCCGTACGGCGCGGCCAAGGCCGCTGCCGAGGTCGCGGTCCGCGGCCTGGTGCCGGCCGCTGCCGTGGTGCGTACGTCGTTGATCATCGGCGCCGGTGATTCGGTGACCGAGCGGCACGTCCGCGATCTGGCCACCGGCCGGCGGTCCGGGGTCCTGTTCACCGATGACGTCCGCTGCCCGATCCACGTCACCGACCTGGCGGCCGCCCTGCTGGAGTTCGCCGCCCGTCCGTCGCCCGGCGTGCATCACGTGGCGGGCGCCGAGGCGGTCAGCCGGCACCGGCTGGGGGTGCTGATCGCCCGCCGTGACGGTCTCGACGAGTCGGCGCTGCGGACCGCCCGGCGGGTCGGCAGCGGCCTGCCCGGTGCCGTCGACGTACGGTTAGATTGTCGTGCGACGCAGCGCCGGCTGGTGACCCGCCTGCGCGGGGCCGGTGAGTTTCTGTCGCTCTGA
- a CDS encoding DUF6069 family protein, producing the protein MTNQTHRPATATDADCPRPARRRAGRAITVAAGAAGALLLWTVTDPWGGTDLTVRSSGGTTHIGPAAVVITALLAGLAAWALLTVLERRTRHATRTYRIIAFVVLLLSLAGPLGSAVGATGTLTLIGMHTTVGLALILGLPGRRGC; encoded by the coding sequence ATGACGAACCAGACGCACCGTCCCGCCACCGCCACCGACGCCGACTGCCCCCGTCCCGCCCGGCGCCGCGCCGGCCGGGCGATCACCGTCGCCGCCGGCGCGGCCGGAGCCCTGCTCCTGTGGACGGTCACCGACCCGTGGGGCGGCACCGACCTCACCGTCCGCTCAAGCGGGGGCACGACCCACATCGGCCCGGCCGCCGTCGTGATCACCGCGCTGCTGGCCGGCCTGGCCGCCTGGGCGCTGCTCACCGTCCTGGAGCGCCGGACCCGGCACGCCACCCGGACGTACCGGATCATCGCCTTCGTGGTGTTGCTGCTGTCGCTGGCCGGCCCGCTCGGCAGCGCGGTCGGCGCCACCGGCACGCTCACCCTGATCGGCATGCACACCACCGTCGGCCTGGCCCTGATCCTCGGCCTGCCCGGCCGCCGCGGCTGCTGA